Proteins from one Telopea speciosissima isolate NSW1024214 ecotype Mountain lineage chromosome 1, Tspe_v1, whole genome shotgun sequence genomic window:
- the LOC122671780 gene encoding MA3 DOMAIN-CONTAINING TRANSLATION REGULATORY FACTOR 2-like, which translates to MMEFNNEILPEEKGELLQSDPGGVDIPSASAKSPRPSKAHHGKYIPGKGSPIKLDRHSHSGRDGRPKKGGSGGKGTWGGLLDAEDGYQLDPNDPNYDSNEEINQLDRIKSAKAFEEFKKKATIIVEEYFDNDDVMSTADELRELDMPSYNYYFVKKLVSMAMDRHDKEKEMAAILLSTLYADVIDPPQFYEGFHKLVESADDLVVDIPDTVDVLGLFIARAVVDDILPPAFLSKQLDCLSADSKGIEVIKRAKKGYLSAPLHAEIIERRWGGSKCKTVEEVKARINNFLLEYVVSGDKLEACRCIKDLKVPFFHHEIVKRALVMAMERRPAEGLLLDLLKEVAEEGVINLSQISKGFDRLIDTVDDLSLDIPSARELLQSLISKAASEGWVCASSLKPFSSQSPKPIEDNAAQIFRTKAQSIIKEYFLSGDIWEVISSLESENNTSSAELNAIFVKKLITLAMDRKNREKEMASVLLTSLCFPVDDIVSGFVMLVESADDTALDNPVVVEDLAMFLARAVVDEVLAPNHLEEIGSQCVGHDSIGSKVLQMARSLLRARLSGERILRCWGGGGSSKPGWAIEDIKDKIAKLLEEYDSGGDVREAFRCIRELGMPFFHHEVVKKAMVTVMEKKNERLWGLLSECFSVGVITPNQMMKGFGRLAESLEDLALDVPDAEQQYAHYVERAKAAGWLDTSFSSCKS; encoded by the exons ATGATGGAGTTCAACAATGAGATTCTGCCAGAGGAGAAAGGGGAACTGCTCCAATCTGATCCAGGGGGTGTGGATATTCCCTCTGCTTCTGCAAAGTCTCCAAGGCCCTCCAAAGCTCATCATGGAAAATATATCCCTGGAAAGGGGAGTCCAATCAAGCTTGATAGGCATTCACATTCTGGAAGAGATGGGCGCCCTAAAAAAG GTGGCTCTGGTGGAAAAGGAACGTGGGGTGGGTTACTTGATGCAGAAGATGGCTATCAACTGGATCCAAATGATCCAAATTATGATAGTAATGAG GAAATCAACCAATTAGACAGAATCAAATCAGCAAAAGCTTTCGAGGAGTTCAAAAAGAAGGCTACAATAATAGTGGAGGAATACTTCGACAATGATGATGTCATGTCAACTGCAGATGAATTAAGAGAACTTGACATGCCAAGCTACAACTATTATTTTGTTAAGAAGCTTGTCTCCATGGCCATGGATAGGCatgacaaagagaaagaaatggcTGCCATTCTGTTATCCACACTTTATGCTGATGTTATCGATCCTCCACAATTTTATGAAGGATTTCATAAATTGGTTGAATCCGCAGATGATTTAGTTGTAGATATACCTGACACAGTAGACGTTCTTGGTTTGTTCATAGCTCGTGCTGTGGTAGATGACATACTTCCTCCTGCATTTCTATCTAAGCAATTGGACTGTTTATCCGCAGATTCAAAAGGGATTGAAGTCATCAAGAGGGCTAAGAAGGGCTACTTATCAGCCCCACTGCATGCTGAGATCATTGAGCGCAGATGGGGAGGCAGCAAATGTAAAACAGTTGAAGAAGTGAAGGCAAGGATAAACAATTTTCTGCTAGAGTATGTAGTAAGTGGTGATAAATTGGAGGCTTGCAGGTGCATCAAGGATTTGAAAGTGCCCTTTTTCCACCATGAGATAGTTAAGAGAGCCCTTGTAATGGCAATGGAGAGACGGCCTGCAGAAGGCCTGCTTCTTGATCTATTGAAGGAAGTTGCTGAAGAAGGTGTTATTAATTTGAGCCAAATATCAAAAGGATTTGATCGGCTAATAGATACTGTTGATGACTTATCACTTGATATTCCAAGTGCAAGAGAGCTGTTGCAGTCCTTGATTTCAAAGGCAGCTTCAGAGGGCTGGGTATGTGCTTCATCTCTGAAGCCTTTCTCATCCCAGTCACCAAAACCAATAGAAGATAATGCTGCACAAATTTTCAGGACGAAGGCTCAATCTATTATCAAGGAGTATTTCTTGTCAGGTGATATTTGGGAAGTAATTAGTAGTCTTGAATCAGAGAATAATACTTCCTCTGCTGAGTTGAATGCTATTTTTGTGAAGAAGCTGATTACTCTGGCAATGGATCGGAAGaatagggagaaagaaatgGCTTCTGTCTTGCTTACTTCTCTGTGCTTTCCAGTGGATGATATTGTAAGTGGTTTTGTAATGTTAGTTGAGTCTGCAGATGACACTGCATTGGATAACCCAGTTGTTGTTGAGGATCTTGCTATGTTCTTAGCAAGAGCAGTAGTGGATGAAGTCCTGGCTCCGAACCATTTGGAGGAGATTGGAAGCCAGTGTGTGGGGCATGACTCAATCGGGAGCAAAGTGTTACAAATGGCACGGTCATTGCTACGAGCTCGCCTTTCTGGTGAGCGTATCTTGAGGTGTTGGGGAGGTGGGGGTAGCAGCAAGCCTGGATGGGCAATTGAGGATATCAAGGACAAGATTGCAAAACTGTTAGAGGAGTATGACTCTGGTGGTGATGTACGGGAAGCTTTTCGTTGCATAAGAGAGCTTGGTATGCCTTTTTTCCACCATGAGGTAGTCAAGAAGGCAATGGTAACagtgatggagaagaagaatgaaagacTCTGGGGTTTGCTGAGTGAGTGTTTCAGTGTAGGAGTAATTACTCCAAATCAGATGATGAAGGGTTTTGGCAGACTAGCAGAATCACTTGAAGACTTGGCTTTGGATGTGCCAGATGCTGAACAACAATATGCCCATTATGTTGAGCGGGCTAAAGCTGCAGGCTGGTTGGACACATCATTCTCCAGTTGCAAATCATGA
- the LOC122671792 gene encoding 2-methyl-6-phytyl-1,4-hydroquinone methyltransferase, chloroplastic-like isoform X2: protein MMASQRRFIQNKKEAYWFYRIVSIFYDIIGVPPHYTEEMREEALETLDLNDRNLIVVDVGGGTGFTTCGVVKHVDAKNVTILDQSPHQLAKAKQKEALKHCTIIEGDAEDLPFPTDYADRYVSAGSIEYWPDPQRGITEAFRVLKPGGKACMIGPVYPTYWLTRFIADLWMLFPKEKEYMEWFERAGFKDIQLKRIGPKWFRGVRRHGLIIGCCVTGVKSMPGDSPLQQLGGPKAEDMKKKKKKKPMSAFGFNLRSLIGTIAAIYYVQITNYMWLKDKIVPKGKPL from the exons ATGATGGCTTCTCAGCGGAGGTTTATTCAAAACAAGAAAGAGGCATATTGGTTCTATAGGATCGTCTCTATATTCTATGACATCATAGGAGTCCCTCCACACTATACCGAAGAAATGAGGGAAGAAGCCCTAGAGACCTTAGACCTCAATGACCGGAACCTGATAGTGGTAGACGTTGGAGGTGGAACAGGGTTCACCACTTGTGGTGTTGTTAAGCATGTAGATGCCAAGAATGTTACCATTCTCGATCAATCCCCTCACCAGCTTGCCAAGGCAAAGCAGAAAGAAGCCTTGAAGCACTGCACCATCATTGAAGGTGATGCCGAAGATCTTCCCTTCCCAACTGATTATGCTGATAGATATGTGTCTGCAGGAAGCATCGAATACTGGCCTGACCCACAGCGTGGTATCACTGAagcatttagggttttgaaacctggtGGGAAGGCATGTATGATTGGACCTGTGTATCCAACCTATTGGTTGACTCGTTTCATTGCAGATCTATGGATGCTGTTCCCAAAGgagaaagagtatatggaatgGTTCGAAAGAGCTGGATTCAAAGATATTCAACTCAAGAGAATTGGTCCGAAATGGTTCAGAGGGGTCCGTCGACATGGGCTAATCATTGGATGCTGTGTAACAGGAGTGAAGTCGATGCCAGGAGATTCTCCTCTACAACAACTGGGTGGTCCAAAGGCAGAagatatgaagaagaagaagaagaagaagcctatGAGTGCTTTTGGTTTCAATCTACGTTCTCTTATCGGTACCATAGCAGCAATATACTATGTTCAAATAACTAACTACATGTGGCTCAAAGATAAGATTGTTCCCAAAGGCAAGCCTCTTTG a
- the LOC122671792 gene encoding 2-methyl-6-phytyl-1,4-hydroquinone methyltransferase, chloroplastic-like isoform X1, whose translation MMASQRRFIQNKKEAYWFYRIVSIFYDIIGVPPHYTEEMREEALETLDLNDRNLIVVDVGGGTGFTTCGVVKHVDAKNVTILDQSPHQLAKAKQKEALKHCTIIEGDAEDLPFPTDYADRYVSAGSIEYWPDPQRGITEAFRVLKPGGKACMIGPVYPTYWLTRFIADLWMLFPKEKEYMEWFERAGFKDIQLKRIGPKWFRGVRRHGLIIGCCVTGVKSMPGDSPLQQLGGPKAEDMKKKKKKKPMSAFGFNLRSLIGTIAAIYYVQITNYMWLKDKIVPKGKPL comes from the coding sequence ATGATGGCTTCTCAGCGGAGGTTTATTCAAAACAAGAAAGAGGCATATTGGTTCTATAGGATCGTCTCTATATTCTATGACATCATAGGAGTCCCTCCACACTATACCGAAGAAATGAGGGAAGAAGCCCTAGAGACCTTAGACCTCAATGACCGGAACCTGATAGTGGTAGACGTTGGAGGTGGAACAGGGTTCACCACTTGTGGTGTTGTTAAGCATGTAGATGCCAAGAATGTTACCATTCTCGATCAATCCCCTCACCAGCTTGCCAAGGCAAAGCAGAAAGAAGCCTTGAAGCACTGCACCATCATTGAAGGTGATGCCGAAGATCTTCCCTTCCCAACTGATTATGCTGATAGATATGTGTCTGCAGGAAGCATCGAATACTGGCCTGACCCACAGCGTGGTATCACTGAagcatttagggttttgaaacctggtGGGAAGGCATGTATGATTGGACCTGTGTATCCAACCTATTGGTTGACTCGTTTCATTGCAGATCTATGGATGCTGTTCCCAAAGgagaaagagtatatggaatgGTTCGAAAGAGCTGGATTCAAAGATATTCAACTCAAGAGAATTGGTCCGAAATGGTTCAGAGGGGTCCGTCGACATGGGCTAATCATTGGATGCTGTGTAACAGGAGTGAAGTCGATGCCAGGAGATTCTCCTCTACAACAACTGGGTGGTCCAAAGGCAGAagatatgaagaagaagaagaagaagaagcctatGAGTGCTTTTGGTTTCAATCTACGTTCTCTTATCGGTACCATAGCAGCAATATACTATGTTCAAATAACTAACTACATGTGGCTCAAAGATAAGATTGTTCCCAAAGGCAAGCCTCTTTGA